In Babesia microti strain RI chromosome IV, complete genome, the sequence GGCACTGGATCTACTGAAATATACAGGCGCTGGCACGACCTTTATTGTTTAAGTTATACCTTTTTAGAAGGAATTCTCAATCTTTCAACGTCATCTAAAGCCTCTGCAAGCACCAAAGcggtatttttatttttatccgTAAAACAAACCTCACTCAGAGAATATTTTGGAGTCTTACATTCAACTTGAATAATGGCATCAAAAGCTTCTTGAATAATGATACTTGAGCTGaaatttggcaaataaCCTAGCAAAGATTCTCCAATATGAGGACATGCAACTGTTGAGATATCTAGTGAATTGAGATGTTTGAGACACCgtttaaatgtataacGAAGTCTTTGAGCTGCATCATTTCTACttttttctaaataaactatgTATTACGCCAATAATACGGTGTGATAACGAATGCTATTAACGTGCATTTGAATTTGTCATTGTATGTTGGTGTCATAATTACATCTCCTAAATTGGGAATTTGTTTTACCATAATCTAGATGTTCCGAAGATGATGTTTTTAACAATTCCTTTGCCTGTTTAACTATAGCTTTGACTAATTCTTTACCTCCTAACTCTAGAACTTTTAAACCTAAATCACTAGTAATTATACCAAACCCAGTATGTGGAAGTAAGCATTTCGGCATAGGCACAAGCATTACATCGACGTTTGagtcaaaaatattagaGTGTGATACAGTTATTTTACCAAACCCATCAATAATCAACTCTTTCATCATACCATTATATTCCATTTCTACATTATTATAAGAAGATTTTAGTAGTTCTGGTCCGGAACAATCATTTTGAGAAGATACTTTTTCAAAGGGTAACTGAGTCCTGTCCCTATAAGAAAGTATTTGTTCATTGGCATATGAATGCCAATCAGAATCGGGATAATCCAGCTTTTCAGACCAGTAAAGGTGTTGTTTTAAAGCGCGTTTCGTAAGTCTATCAATTTTACTGGAttgaaatgattttaagCGATAAGAAatatattggaaatttGTCGGTATTACcgacaaatttttaaaaaagtCCAACAAATTTTCGCTAGTTACTCTTCTTATACCCATTACAAGTAAACACACTAATTAGatcatttatcaattgtccattaacattattaaaattgtactTAGATAAAACTATATTAGATAATGAAGTACCTAGGGAAATATCCTGAGCTAATGACCCAGTTTCATTATCTAGATCAGATTTGTGCTTTAATTTGATCTCAGGATTTTTATCCAGTAACTTTCGAAGTAATTCTTCCTCTAGAATAAACATGTACTTAACCTTCCTTTTTGAAATACTTTGCTTCATCTGCAACTTTTTTGGTTTCAAAGAATTTAATCGAAGAAAATTGACGTTTAAAAGAATTTAACAGTGTCTTATTATACATACTAGTAATAATGGATACCAATTATATGCTTTAAGGTGCTATTCATACCTAATTATTCTTATGAAATAAAATcgaaattattaatattatttgtatctacaataatttaaataattatcaaatatgcACGATAAAAAAATCCCATTAAATAGTGTAGAACCCATATCATTCTTAGGGTTCATTGATCCGtttcataattatttggaAGGGATTTTTTTGCATAATGGCAGTAATCACAAAAATGGCgttttatatcaatatgGAGACATTAATTACGAAAGTAATTCTAATGAAGGTGACATTTATACGCTACTAATCATTATTATCGTAATATGTAttgttacaattattatcgCATTGGCAACAAGATATATAAAGCGCATTAGACAAGAAGAAGATTATATTAAGGACCAAATTAACTTTATTTCAGAACAGAATACTGCGTTACTTGGCAACAACTATGATAGAGATCCTATTACTATGGTATAGCAtcttttgtataattaatccAGCAAttactataatatattacacTTCAAGAGCCCTCAATCCTACAAGAATGCCATGAGcatttttaacatatttttgagtgaccaattttatgtaatttagatatgATTTCTTCATGTTGTTAAAGAATGATGCATTATCAATTGAAACCATCGACATTGCGTATAAACGATGGCGATTTAACTCTTTTATATCACTTAAAACAGCATCTCTCAGTGAACTAATTTGTTTAGCCAATTCAGAATCTTTAgttttattgtaaattttatacatcTTGGTCAAATTGTTGGTGTTCGTGTCTAATGTTGCAATGGTTTTGCTGGTTCTTTTTTGTAAATCCACCAAATTCATAGATGCAGAATCAACCATCGTAGATGGATATTTGTTTTCCAATATTTCctaattcaatttatttatttacctTTACAAAAATGTAACAATTGGAACAGGCCTTAGACTTAAACCCAGGGTTCACATCATTgtaaaattcaatatctAATATACAGTATTGACAAAACGATTTGTGACATATGTTGCTACATTAGTTATGATTAATACCACAAAAAGCAAAATGATGTctttttgaaataatttatgcaCTTTAAGAAGCAAGAAGCACGGACACGGcaattattgcaattttcaGAATCATCATACAAATCACCaatgtttaaaaataaacttaAATCTTCgtaatctaaattaaaacgCGACAACATACTATTATCGTATATATCATCTCGAACTCGTTGTAAGTGCAGCGGTATTAAGTTAAGATAATTGCTCCTATAGCGGCTAAATGCATAAGTCCAATCTGTATTAACAGGTTCTGGTGTGAAATTGTCGAAACTAACTACATTTTCATTATGTGACATATTGTCActatatacaattagtaGGGCTCAGTTGTTATACTTAGCACATCTTCAATCACCATAGATAATTGATTGGTGTTTTGTacttgcaattttaattgatcaatgcattttttgcaataatCTCCAGTGAAATAAGTATTACACAGTCTGGTAATTTGTCTAATTTTATCAAGTAAATCAATAAGTGgtattacatttattttaacCGAATCACTTTTCACTTTTACATCAACATactcaaatttaattgttacataAATATTCCAAAGACGGTAGTATATGTCATAGCAATAATGCTTGATATCTCCCttgtatatattcaataatttaacaatagTCTCCAAACCTAAGTATATCCACTATTACCATAtgatatatcatcatatataattgagtTTGTATTTTCCGGTTCCAAAATGTTAAAGGTAAgtgtttttattttttcaagGTGAAGAAAAGACGCTGTTTCCCAATATTCGACCagttttatatatatctttAACACCTTAATAGGcatattgttaatatttCGTATATCCCATAAATTGTCTATAATTGTTGAAATGCCATcgtaaattgttttttcATGAGTTGCATAAGTTAAAAGTGTGATATAACAATCCATAAACGGGTATAATAGTGATAACTGCGATTCGGAAGTAGGAAAATTGTAATTCATATTCTAAATAACCATCTGCTCACTTCAAGTATTATCTTAATATACTTGtcatttggaattttataaatacttagatatttgattaaatattgataacaagacaatttaacattttctAAATGAATTGTTAATTACTTCCACCAGAATATATTAATCGTAGTACTATTGGTATATTATTAGTGTCTGTTGcctatgttatatatatttaatacttGAATGTCTTCTAATagattgtataaaattttaatagcAAATGGTtcgatattttttgaaatttgattagaaaatattttgttgttgtatatgttataaaatatatatctaagATATTGCCAATCAgaattgacatttttacatttgGGGTATGTGCTACAAATTGGATATATCATACACGATTCTTTAGCAATGTTTACAATGTTGCCATAAATATCCACCTTAAAACAGTAATTATTTGGctgaaataatttaacatcTTCACTAGAATATTTTTCATAGAGTGATATTAATGACCATGTTAATAATCCACTGGTTACATTTAACATTTGTTTTACAGCATCTCTATCATTAATATCAGAAATTTTGGTACAtgtaatacaataatacaatgttttgatgaaatttatgTCAGATTTAATTGCATCTTCTTCATTAAACAGAATCTGATTTGTAACATATTGTGGTTCGAAAACCCAACAAAAGTGTAGTTTATCATATTTGTGTGTGTGCCATTTTATACTTTTAGgggataaaatttccaaaagTATCAATGAATGATTGATACAAACTTCAAAATCTGTCAATATTGGTACATTGTTGATTTGCCCTTCAATAATAAATggtttaattataaaattgaaggaTTTAATCAGTTCTGCATTGTATTTGAAATAACCATATGATCTAACTACATTAACATCattttttgttaatatttctaataatcttatattattttgatgatattCTTTAATGGAAGACTCGTCAAATCCATTTGTTGTAGATACAGAATTACtcacaattaattcaaaaagattaaatataatttctgtgttaaattgtaataaaaaaattatttagaagTGACAATTACCTGCGATAGAACTTATTGTACATGAAATAACAGTCATAAATCACACAACCGATACAGTGGTGTTGGCACTAATAATGTTATGCCACACATATATGCATTAAATAGAGCATTTAAGCACAAGAATAGATTGAATTTTGGTAATATTGGCCTAAGAAgattaaataatccatCATTATTACAATGTCATAATCAAAATGCACAATTAGACAAACAAAGTAGTGAACAGGAAATATCTTCTACTGTACAATGCAGAACTAGGGCTTTTAAAACTTTAAAACATCTATTTGATATAACAACTCTAACTACTGAACAAGAAGAGTTAAATAGTCAAAAATTGCTATTTGGTATACAAAAACCTAACTTTGTCTcacaaaaaaatattcttTACCAAactaatattgaaaatcttaaacaattaaataaaaataactctaaaatttcagataatgaattatacaaaaaacaattaaGGGCTagaatatcaatattagCTCCTCAATGTACACCAAAACAAATtggaataattttatcgaAATTTTTCCAATCTAACATTGAAAAACTATTGTTGAATGAActggaatttttaaataaattgattatagAGTCTGGTATGAAATTGAACGATACAATCCTGCATAACTTATGTTTGGGGAATGCTACGACTAGCACTGACAATACATTAACATCTCTAATTGTGAagatttccaaatttatttcatcCAAACATCCTAATATAAcccaattaaatattaatcaaatttattacaattagtTTTGGGTTTAATTGTATCGTAGTAATTAGGAAATAAATCTAGAATCACCAGTGTACTATGTAACGTTATACTAGTGGGTTCTCAATTTAGCATTATTAATGCTAAAATTGCCCCCTCTGTTtctataaataattggttCATTAGTGTCCACTTATAATTCATTAGAATGGTAAACTTTTGGACGAATGTGtgatgtaaaatatttttaattgataacacaatatacatattacaTACTCTTATATTGCAACTAGTCGtttaattaacattataatggcgatttattgattaataaCTGATAGAATAGACAAGATAATCACTAACTGtctattatataatagatCTGCATGTCTCAGATCAAAATCGATAATACATAACCCCGTTGTCCTGTTGAAAGATGTGTAAATATACGATCGTTTAACAGAAGTTATACATTACACATTTGAAGATTCTATGCTgttaaacatttaaaaCAGATTAAACATCACATATTCAAGGTTTAATCTTATTAACATTTAAGATTTAACAACTAACAATTCGTCCAGTGGTGTGTAAAAAAAATACCGTTAAACTGTAGATCAATGAAAGAAAACTCTATTACTAACACATATAACACTAATGCATATCATAGCAATGCAGATTATGCAGTATTCAATGATGAATCAAGTCACATTATCACAGAATCACAACCGATAAATAGCTATATTTCAGATGACGCCGAGTCGCAAATAAATAACGCCTCCAATATGatgtataaaaataatgaattgaGTAgctataacaattatatggAATCAAATATCCCGCGGACTAATTACCAAGACCTATTTCCTTGCTATACAGAAAGTTTAACTACATGTTTCTCAGAGCAGCCATACCATGACCACCAATGCGCTGACAACTGTGACAACCAATCATTCAGTCAGATATACAAAGGATATGATGTATATGGCACTAATTACAATTACAGTTATTTGAATAACGAATACGCCGATCTGCCAATGTACAGTCAGCCTATCGGATATTATGGATACGaaaatcaaattgaaaatgtttacACTCACCAATTGCCATATACAATCACCACTAACACTGAAAACATAGCATCTTCAACAAATAATGGAAATGTTGCAGAATGTAGCACCAGAAGCAACAGCTGCAATTCTTCAGTAGCAGAATTGGCGTGTGATAAATCAGAGTATacaaatgaattgattaatacTAACCCGTTGTTCCAATATAATCAGCATGCAAGCGGAATTTCAGGCGTGAAATTCCAACCCTCTGACAACAGATGGATTGCCAGATGGACAACAAGTGATGGCAAAAGGGCGTGCAAGAGTTTTTCAGTCAATATTTACGGTTTTGAGCAGGCCAAGTCACTGGCAATAAATGCTAGGCATAAAGGAGTTCTTCAAAGTGGTAGATCTTTTTGTAACAGAGAGCGTCAACATGCTATGAGATCTGGAGTAGGAATTATAGGCATTAGATTTGACAAGACCCAGGCCAGATGGGTTTCCTCCTACTATGAAGGAGGGAAGAGGAAATTTAGATACTTCACTGTCAAGGACTTTGGCTATGAACAGGCTAAACAAAGAGCTATATTGTGGAAAACATGCAATGATGAACGTTTGATCCAATCACGAAGGCCAGCATAATCGAAAAATCACCATCAATAACTCATGTCCATTAGTGACACaagataataataaatcaaacaatAATTCATCAAGTAAAACAACTAAGcgataattgtaaaatagaTATGTATTTAAGTAGTGacattattaaaatataacgTAAAGCAGATACGAGAAATAATAGCAGGTGGTGGGGacaatgtatatttgtaatttcgCTCTTGTCACTCTCATTGCATCAATAGttgataattcattaagTGTGCGTAACAATGCTTATTATTCTTTCATAAAACATAACCCCAATGGAATCCACAGGAACTCCATTTTAACAGCAAATAATCATTGTAAACTTTGGCCGTGCATATCTAATGCatgcgataaaattattgaaaataagaaatatagtatatttttatttacaGCAATGATAGCTGGCATATTTGCCCCTAAATCCCTATGGAACTTGCTATCCTTTAAGGCTGAGATTAGCGATAACACTGCAACGGGACAACTAAATACTTATAGGTGCACAAAATGCAACTATACTATATATCCAGCCAAAAACAGGGatagtaaatttgttggaCAGGTAATAAGTGATATAATTAGAAATTTACATGTCCAGGCTGCAATTCGTCATTTAGCACCTTTACAACTATCAGAaagtattaatttgtacCATTATggaaaatatatacatataatcaAGATTTCCCTAACataaaaaacatttttttcataaaattaatacatgATCAATGCCATATGATAAAAAGTTTAGCCTGAACACATTAAACATGAACCATCATCAGCAGAAAGCTGACATCTATTCGCCTCAATTTTAATGGGAGAGTTAAGCGAATCTGACTTAGCACCTACATTTGATTGTGACTTGTTTAGGGTGAAATTCTTTGTCAGCGCTACGATTTGGTTATCTACTGTAAACTTGATGGCATCGGCAGCGGGTTGGGTGCGCAAATAATATACTCCAGTTTTTAGTCCTTTCTTCCAGCCATAAAAGTGCATACTAGACAACTTGGCATATGTAGGCTGTTCCATGTAAATGTTCAGCGATTGAGACTGGTCAATGAAGGCGCCGCGATCGGCTGCCATGTCAATTATCGCCTTCTGTTTGATCTCCCATACGGTTTTGTACAGATTCTTTAGCTCTTGTGGTATTTCATCGATGTTTTGTAAACTTCCATTATatgcaattaatttttgtttcaTTTGGTCATTCCAGAGATCCAATTGAACCAAATCATTCAATAAATGGGGATTTACAACGAAAAATTCGCCAGAAAGGACGCGAcgataataaatattgcaagTGTAAGGTTCAAAAGATTCGCTGTTTCCTATGTAATTAGGGTAATATGTTAATACTAGTGACATATATGTTAGACAATATAATCTGTTGGTTACTAACCTAGTATCTGTGACGTAGAAGCAGTAGGCATAGGAGCAACTAAAAGTGAATTTCTAAGGCCATATTTCATGATATCCTTCTTCATCTCTGTccaattgtaaaaattgtcGTCAACCTTTCTATTCCACAGATCGAATTGGAGTAATCCTTGTGAAGCCGGTGATCCCTCAAATGTTTCATAAGGGCCTAAATAAACTTAGTGCTCACCATATTTCTTAGCAAGTTCCACGGATTCCTCGAGACATCCATGGTAAATTGTTTCAAAAATTCTGACATTCAATTCACGGGCCTCCTGAGATTCAAAAGGATAGCGCATAAGCATGAAAGTATCAGCTAATCCCTGAACTCCTACACCTATTGGCCTATGTCTCTTGTTAGAATATTCAGCCTCAGGAACAGGGTAATAATTCTCGTCTATAATTCTATTCAAATTGAAAGTAAGTATCTTGCAAGCAGAATGTAATAACTTAAAGTCAAATTCGAGAGTTTTAGTGTTTACATACTTTGGCAATGCTAGTGAAGCGAGGTTACACACTGCAACTTCATTAGGAGATGTATATTGCACAATCTCGCAGCATAAGTTGCTAGACTTAATAGTACCTATGTTCTTCTGATTTGACTTGTAATTACAAGCGTCCTTGTATAACATGTAAGGAGTTCCTGTTTCAATTTGCGATTGTAAGATAGCAAACCAAAGGGTTTGCGCGGGAACTGTTTTGCGACCCATGCCTTTCGACTCATAACtagtgtataatttttcaaattcctCTCCCCAAACCTGATCTAGTCCTCTACACTCATCTGGGCACATCAAAGTCCAGTTTTCATTAGCTTCAACCCTTTTCATGAAAAGGTCTGGGATCCACAATGCATAGAACAAGTCCCTAGCCCTTGACTCCTCTGAACCATGGTTTTTTCGTAGATCTAGgaattcaaaaatatcagcATGCCATGGCTCTAGGTAGATGGCAAATGAACCTTTTCTTTTTCCCCCTCCCTGATCAACATAACGAGCAGTATCATTGAATATTCTGAGCATAGGTATAATCCCATTGGAATGCCCATTTGTGCCGCGAATGTATGAACTGGAGGCACGTATTTTGTGTATTGCTAAACCTATCCCTCCTGCTGTCTTACTAATGAGTGCACATTGGGTAAGGGTGTCAAAAATACCAGAAATAGAATCATCCTTAATATCAAGAAGGAAGCAGCTAGACATTTGAGGAAATTTAGTTCCAGAGTTGAAGAGTGTGGGAGTGGCGTggataaataatttcttGGACATGTAATTGTAAGTCTCCATGGCACGATCAATATCATTGGAGTGTATACCGCAAGCAACTCTGACGAGAAGATGCTGAGGCCTTTCAGCAATCTTCCCATTTACACGTAATAGGTAGGATCTGTGTTAGTGTTGTTTTTGAATCAATGAATAAATCTAAAAAGTGccttttttatttatactttaataaataaaaagtTTACGCGGCgaaatatgtaaaaaacGTGTGAATTACCTCTCTAGTGTTTTAAATCCAAAATAATCGTACTGAAAATCCATATCATAATCTATTTCCTTGTTTATCCTATCCTTATGCTGAATGATAAACTTGTACACTTTATCATTCAACAGCGGGGAATGATTGCCATTAGAATCCTTGAAATTGTAAAGTAGATTGGCAACAGACTCAATGTTGTCAAAAGTATTCTTATGAAGATTGTCAATGATGATTCTGGCAGCCAATTTTGAGAAATCCGGATGATTTGCCGCCATGTAAGCACAAGTTTGTGCGGCAAGCTCGTCAAGTTGAGATGTTGGTATACCTGAGTACATCCCATTGATGACATTCTTAGTCACTCTAGGGGGATCAACTATTGGATGAAGGCCATAGCATAGCTTTTGGATACGATGcaaaatttgatcaaaACTAACTGGTTCATCTTCACCCTTCCGGTTTACCACAAACATAGTCTTGGTCGAAGAATTAGTGATTGGTAGATCAACCTCTATGTTAGTGTCAATCCTATGCATATTTATCTAAAGTAACAGTTTTTAGCGTATTTGCATAAATAAAAGTGTGTGTACTATGCCAATTTTGTTGTGTGTACTGGGATGCTATGTATAAATTGAagattattgatatattgtgaGGGAGTGTATACTGCCATGGGGTCTTAGTACATCCGCTAATGTGGGATGgtatatattcaatgtaATGACGATTCGACCAAGAGTTCACTAAAGTTATCATCAATACcacttaatttttttagtaTCTTTTTGAAATTCGTAGACTCAAAATGCACAATACCTGAAAATGACTCTTTTTGGTTTAACATCGCCAACTGTATTTATTTCCACTAATGTAGCCAATATTTCATCGATACCTACGTCTGTACTAGACTTTTTCCTAAAGAAAACGCTTAAATTCTGCCGTAAGACATACTATTTATACAGTTACAAGaaatataacaaacaatAATATTACACAATATTTCATCTTCATTCACAAGCTcataaatcaatttaagGAATCAATCCTCacaaaaaatgaatatattatcacATTAAGTCAATTTCACTCCATATTATTACTAACTAGAACCTTGTTTTACATATTGTCTATGCATATAACGGTCATCGAGCTTATATTTCATTTGGATTATTCAAAATACTATGATGATACTATTTTTTCTGATAATAATGGCGttacaattatatgtataaacGAAAGCATTTGGTTAGATCCCAAagaaataaatttggatacTGATCTATATCActtaattataaatcatCATAAATGGACTAAACAGACTAAGGAACTATTTGTTGATGGTTTCTGTCTGATAGATTCAGAATACTGTATACATTCAATCAAAAATGCACTTAAACAGATAATTTACACAAGAGATTTAACACTAATCATTGTACCCTTCACTCTACATATGTATTCtctaatcaaattattatttgatgatatgATGGCATTTATCATGTTGGAAAGTGAATCATTGAGTGTcattaaatgtaaaaattttatgcttgaaattttaaacattttatCTTCAATAATCCTAAATTCATCCTTCATGGACAAGGAAAGTATGTTATCACTCTCATCCATTGAGATTCCGCCAACAAATCACACATCTTCAGGCACCGGATTACTTTTTTATGattatttgatattgaaatttgaaGAAGCTAAAGTATGCGGTAATAATGGTAGTCAGTTATTGTATAAGTCTGATAATcctaaatttatattccaACATCAGTCtcataatattgaatttctGACTCATTTAAACGGGGAACTCGCCAGATATCATAATCACCCATACAAAATAGATTGTACTAACCCAATTATAAGTgaatattgcaaattattgttatttacaTTGATCAATTACTCACATAAAACTGATGTATCATTCAACTTAAATACCGAttgttttatattaatactaataaaattaattcaaaatgGTTCTATTTGCGTACAAATAGAAACAGTACATTGCATATTTGATTActtgaataaattgttattgaaaTCTCAATGCAGATGTTGGGTGGTTGTGGATGTGGCTATTGCAGCGTTGTTTATTGTTGACAAGATAATTTGTTCTGACCccataattaataataacataaaatACAATCTGGAAATTGTTCTTGATTGGATGATCTCGAATGTTGAGAGTATTTGCAACATAAATCTACAATTATACCTATCGAAAGTTTACTTCAAGTTGGTAAATACTGACATGTGCGAAGATATAAATCAACACATTACCCAATGGATAAAATTGctcaaattatatgataatttaaatatgcgGCTGAGAAAAGCTCCTCCTTGTTCTGATCATGATTTGGTACTTGGATGGATTTGCCTAACATTTTCCATACATAGCATCATGTTCCATTATATGATAACACAATCATACACAAAAGAAACGCGAAAAACtgtgataaaaaatgtagCGAATGttatagataaattggCGTTAGTGCAATATGAAGAGATAGATGTGCCAAAAGAGtataatgtattaattgatttaaaaatgGTTAAAGAGGCGTGCAAACAACTAGATAAAATGCTACAAATAgttaaatcaaattttgaaatgaAATTTAACCCAACGGATTATTGTTTTGATTATTCAATCCTACATTCATGCAATGTCGATGTAAATTACTTTAAACCTTTGCTTTGGTCAGTTTTCACTTCACTGTTGAACTCTAAAGAGGCATGTATAACCATTTGACTGCTATAATTTaagtattaaaattttaattatgtTCTAGCCAATTCTCCttagtaaaattttttgatcaGGGCCAGCTGCTGCCAATTGAGCCTCCTGGAATCGTTTCCCTAGCATGTAGAATAGGTGCTTGTCCGTTAACCGTATTTTGTTAAGAGTCTGCTCAATATATGCAATGCTTTTCGTTGGCAATTTATGTGCATTTTCCTTAAAGTGGTCGAGAAATTGTGCGTAATAACTTTTGTTATTATACCCTAAATAGGCAATACTCCTTAAGCAATGTGTAAGATCTACAATGTCAGTGTCAAGTGTTAGTTGTTTGGAAATCCTTTCCAAAAAAGATTTTTCGTTGTCAGTAGATTGTGTAATCCAAGgtaaatgattaaatttagTAATTCTAATAGTGCGGTTTCGTTCATTCTTCCTTACAAATTTGATGCGGGTGCATCTAACGAGATCCTTTAGGAATATAGCTAAGtcatttatatcaattcTGTTACATTCCAAATGATCTACCATTCTTTTGGTCATATTGCACAGTAATTCTTGATCAggaattatatatttaggCGAATTACCAATGATACTCATTGCACACCTAAGCTCTATTGGATCTAATTTCTCAATTTGCTTTTGGTCCAAACAATTAAAGTAGATAGACTGAACTAACTCTTTGTAGTATCTAGTAAAGTGGTGCCTTCTGGACTAAATGATACTCAAATTACCAGCAGTAATGAATCCGCTATCATAAGCACTTGCCCCTTAGTATAGTCGTCCATATCCATAGTAAATCCAAGCAGATATTCACAACTATGGTGATCAAAATCTTCAAACCCAATTGATTTCTTTAACCTTTCAGTTACTTCACCTagtaaattgttgatgaaGGTAATGTGATCAAAGTCAAATAGTACATAGCATCTGAATAATTTCGCCTTATCAATTGGCCTCAGGTCATGTTTATGTAGGtaactaatttaaattattttatttaccGTGATATTGGTACTAGAAAATGTTGTTTAGGCGTGTTAATGTTGTGTTCATGGTAACATAACAAATCTATCATCTTCTTATTGGTGCTATAGCACGCACTTAGATTATATAGTATGTCAACAAGGGTTGCAGGAGGTACATTACTATATCCATCTAGGATCAgttcaaaaattgaacTAAATAACATACTGTCAATATGGCCTGTTA encodes:
- a CDS encoding conserved Plasmodium protein, unknown function (overlaps_old_locusTagID:BBM_III05890) gives rise to the protein MQRSILETFTRIAINTNTYTIFTITNSHNHISVRFNSTIKNLIKQIKELPIYNINKLSTREINSWEKLTSAILDITTSTKTSDISGKSERLEESDDKASTENSFTITNITDLTDKNNKNTTLSEDKEVFDMSLSKVFKKESVMVRHVDYLHLLDRLCDKGYNDKKFFNHFISNLRTKFDKIRTPELLTHLLLVLSRCKVKFKPITRNCTKSLDHEMESRIGKVFLDKNYIQQFIKNLIRYMHVTGHIDSMLFSSIFELILDGYSNVPPATLVDILYNLSACYSTNKKMIDLLCYHEHNINTPKQHFLVPISRYLHKHDLRPIDKAKLFRCYVLFDFDHITFINNLLGEVTERLKKSIGFEDFDHHSCEYLLGFTMDMDDYTKGQVLMIADSLLLSRRHHFTRYYKELVQSIYFNCLDQKQIEKLDPIELRCAMSIIGNSPKYIIPDQELLCNMTKRMVDHLECNRIDINDLAIFLKDLVRCTRIKFVRKNERNRTIRITKFNHLPWITQSTDNEKSFLERISKQLTLDTDIVDLTHCLRSIAYLGYNNKSYYAQFLDHFKENAHKLPTKSIAYIEQTLNKIRLTDKHLFYMLGKRFQEAQLAAAGPDQKILLRRIG
- a CDS encoding hypothetical protein (overlaps_old_locusTagID:BBM_III05885) — its product is MVYIQCNDDSTKSSLKLSSIPLNFFSIFLKFVDSKCTIPENDSFWFNIANSNISSIPTSVLDFFLKKTLKFCLTRNITNNNITQYFIFIHKLINQFKESILTKNEYIITLSQFHSILLLTRTLFYILSMHITVIELIFHLDYSKYYDDTIFSDNNGVTIICINESIWLDPKEINLDTDLYHLIINHHKWTKQTKELFVDGFCLIDSEYCIHSIKNALKQIIYTRDLTLIIVPFTLHMYSLIKLLFDDMMAFIMLESESLSVIKCKNFMLEILNILSSIILNSSFMDKESMLSLSSIEIPPTNHTSSGTGLLFYDYLILKFEEAKVCGNNGSQLLYKSDNPKFIFQHQSHNIEFLTHLNGELARYHNHPYKIDCTNPIISEYCKLLLFTLINYSHKTDVSFNLNTDCFILILIKLIQNGSICVQIETVHCIFDYLNKLLLKSQCRCWVVVDVAIAALFIVDKIICSDPIINNNIKYNLEIVLDWMISNVESICNINLQLYLSKVYFKLVNTDMCEDINQHITQWIKLLKLYDNLNMRLRKAPPCSDHDLVLGWICLTFSIHSIMFHYMITQSYTKETRKTVIKNVANVIDKLALVQYEEIDVPKEYNVLIDLKMVKEACKQLDKMLQIVKSNFEMKFNPTDYCFDYSILHSCNVDVNYFKPLLWSVFTSLLNSKEACITI